In Thalassoglobus sp. JC818, a single window of DNA contains:
- the gnd gene encoding decarboxylating NADP(+)-dependent phosphogluconate dehydrogenase has translation MQNDIGLIGLAVMGQNLVLNMANHGFSVAVYNRTTETMDEFVGGLKDEPVDKVWEGTVDRVNGYKEIEDFVASLKRPRRVMIMVKAGGPVDAVIEQLKGLLEPGDIIIDGGNSDFVDTNRRSKELRDEGFQFIGTGVSGGEEGALKGPSIMPGGHVDAWPHVKDILQSISAKVGPNDDIPCCDWVGEDGAGHYVKMVHNGIEYGDMQLICEAYFILKHTLNLSNEELYQVFKSWNEGELASYLIEITRDIFTVKDEKTGNDLVDMILDTAKQKGTGKWMSQHALDLGVPTTLITEAVYARCLSGQKDARVRASEVLSGPDVTFDGDRDQFIEDVRQALYASKLVSYAQGYVQLDAAAAEFGWKLNNGNIALLWRGGCIIRSVFLEDIKAAFDKKPELENLLLDDFFKKAINQAQPAWRRVVATAVNMGLPVPGFSAALTYYDGYRRDRLPANLLQAQRDYFGAHTYERIDTPRGETFHTDWIRERNLT, from the coding sequence ATGCAAAACGACATCGGACTCATCGGTCTGGCTGTGATGGGCCAGAATCTCGTACTCAACATGGCCAATCACGGTTTCTCAGTCGCGGTTTACAACCGAACAACGGAAACGATGGATGAGTTCGTTGGTGGACTCAAAGACGAGCCCGTCGACAAGGTCTGGGAAGGAACCGTCGATCGGGTCAATGGCTACAAAGAGATCGAAGATTTCGTCGCTTCGCTCAAGCGTCCTCGCCGTGTCATGATCATGGTCAAGGCAGGCGGCCCCGTTGACGCAGTTATCGAACAGCTCAAAGGTCTGCTCGAACCTGGCGACATCATCATCGATGGCGGAAACAGCGACTTCGTCGACACAAATCGTCGATCCAAAGAACTCCGTGATGAAGGCTTCCAGTTCATCGGAACGGGTGTCTCCGGTGGAGAAGAAGGAGCTCTCAAAGGTCCATCGATCATGCCGGGCGGACACGTCGACGCATGGCCGCACGTCAAAGACATCCTGCAATCAATCTCCGCCAAAGTCGGTCCCAACGACGACATCCCTTGTTGCGACTGGGTCGGCGAAGACGGTGCTGGTCACTATGTTAAAATGGTTCACAACGGGATCGAATATGGCGACATGCAGTTGATCTGCGAAGCCTACTTCATCCTCAAGCACACCCTGAATCTCTCGAACGAAGAGCTCTATCAGGTCTTCAAGAGCTGGAACGAAGGGGAACTCGCGAGCTATCTCATCGAGATCACTCGGGACATCTTCACTGTCAAAGATGAAAAGACCGGCAACGATCTGGTCGACATGATCCTGGACACTGCAAAGCAGAAGGGAACCGGGAAGTGGATGAGCCAGCATGCCCTCGATCTGGGTGTGCCAACGACTCTCATCACCGAAGCTGTTTACGCTCGATGCCTCTCGGGTCAGAAAGATGCTCGAGTTCGAGCTTCTGAAGTCCTTAGTGGACCGGACGTCACCTTCGACGGAGACCGTGATCAGTTCATCGAAGATGTCCGTCAAGCACTCTACGCTTCGAAACTCGTCAGCTACGCTCAAGGCTACGTTCAACTCGATGCAGCTGCTGCGGAGTTCGGCTGGAAGCTAAACAATGGAAACATCGCCCTGCTCTGGCGTGGTGGATGTATCATTCGCTCGGTCTTCCTCGAAGACATCAAAGCAGCTTTCGACAAAAAACCTGAACTCGAAAACTTGCTGCTCGACGACTTCTTCAAGAAAGCTATCAATCAGGCTCAGCCAGCCTGGCGTCGAGTTGTCGCCACAGCGGTTAATATGGGACTTCCAGTGCCTGGATTCAGTGCTGCCCTCACCTACTACGATGGCTACCGTCGCGACCGATTGCCTGCGAACCTGCTTCAGGCTCAGCGAGATTACTTCGGTGCTCACACCTACGAGCGCATCGACACACCTCGCGGTGAAACGTTCCACACCGATTGGATTCGCGAGCGCAACCTGACATAG
- a CDS encoding calcium/sodium antiporter — protein sequence MAILMLVVGLVVLTAGAELLVRGASKLAVSCGVSPLVVGLTVVSFGTSAPELVVCLQSSLNGQPDVALGNIVGSNIFNVLLILGLSAMIVPLQVSQQLVRFEVPLMIGLSGLVWLMALNGSISRLDGLILSIGLVVYTLWAIIKSRREQGAIQAEYEAEFGQKESSSTAKSTLINVVMLVAGLALLVVGARWFVDSAVTISRSLGVSELIIGLTIVAAGTSLPEAATSVMAAIRGERDIAVGNAIGSNLFNIMAVLGISSLVSPIGVPVPEAALHLDVPVMVAVAVACLPIFFTGHLISRWEGILFFAYYMIYTASMVIPTVVPEFERTFEYVIFGIVIPLTLITMAVGVYRSISTKEAKDDQTV from the coding sequence GTGGCGATTTTGATGCTCGTGGTCGGACTTGTTGTTTTGACCGCAGGTGCTGAACTCCTGGTTCGAGGAGCTTCGAAACTCGCCGTCTCGTGCGGAGTTTCACCACTGGTGGTCGGGCTGACGGTCGTCTCATTTGGGACGAGCGCCCCGGAACTGGTCGTCTGTCTGCAATCCTCGTTGAATGGTCAACCAGATGTTGCGCTGGGAAATATCGTCGGCAGCAACATCTTCAACGTGCTTCTGATTCTCGGACTCTCCGCGATGATTGTTCCGCTTCAGGTCTCTCAGCAGCTCGTTCGATTTGAGGTTCCGCTGATGATTGGGCTCTCAGGCCTTGTCTGGTTGATGGCTTTGAATGGCAGCATCAGTCGACTGGACGGTTTGATTCTCTCGATCGGCCTCGTGGTTTATACGCTCTGGGCCATCATTAAGAGTCGGCGAGAGCAGGGGGCGATTCAGGCGGAATACGAAGCGGAATTTGGTCAGAAAGAGAGTTCATCGACGGCGAAAAGTACTCTCATTAATGTCGTCATGCTCGTCGCGGGATTGGCTCTATTAGTGGTCGGAGCGCGTTGGTTCGTCGATTCCGCTGTGACGATTTCGCGAAGTCTTGGAGTTTCGGAATTGATCATCGGCCTGACGATCGTGGCTGCCGGGACTTCACTTCCGGAAGCTGCGACGTCCGTGATGGCTGCGATTCGAGGAGAACGAGATATCGCCGTCGGCAATGCCATCGGGAGCAATCTTTTCAACATCATGGCAGTGCTAGGCATCTCCAGTCTGGTGTCGCCGATCGGAGTTCCCGTTCCCGAAGCGGCTCTGCATCTTGATGTCCCAGTCATGGTCGCCGTCGCTGTGGCGTGCCTGCCGATCTTTTTCACCGGACATCTCATCTCAAGATGGGAAGGGATTCTGTTTTTCGCCTACTACATGATTTACACAGCGTCGATGGTGATTCCGACAGTCGTGCCGGAATTCGAACGAACGTTCGAGTACGTGATCTTCGGGATCGTTATCCCTCTGACGCTCATCACAATGGCTGTTGGAGTGTATCGCTCGATCTCGACCAAAGAGGCGAAGGACGATCAGACGGTTTGA